The following proteins come from a genomic window of Castor canadensis chromosome 17, mCasCan1.hap1v2, whole genome shotgun sequence:
- the LOC109682507 gene encoding translation machinery-associated protein 7-like, which produces MGEGAAGAMSGLKGGKKPLKQPKKQAKEMDEEDKAFKQKQKEEQKKLEELKAKAKGKGTLATGGIKKSGKK; this is translated from the coding sequence atgggggAAGGGGCGGCAGGAGCCATGTCTGGCCTCAAAGGTGGCAAGAAACCCCTGAAACAACCCAAGAAGCAGGCCAAGGAGATGGATGAGGAAGATAAGGCTTTcaagcagaaacaaaaagaggAGCAGAAGAAACTTGAGGAGCTAAAAGCAAAGGCCAAGGGGAAGGGGACCCTGGCCACAGGTGGAATTAAGAAATCTGGCAAAAAGTAA
- the LOC109682498 gene encoding transmembrane protein 265 isoform X5 translates to MEDEEKAVESLVSNTEAAHSPSPIRCCWLRLRCLAATSIICGCSCLGVMALVFAIKAEERHKAGRLEEAVYWGARARRLILASFAVWLAVLVLGPLLLWLLSYTIAQAE, encoded by the exons ATGGAGGACGAGGAGAAGGCAGTGGAGAGCTTGGTGAGCAACACGGAAGCTGCTCATTCTCCATCCCCCATCCGCTGCTGCTGGCTCCGCCTCCGCTGCTTGGCAGCTACTAGCATTATCTGTGGCTGCTCTTGCCTGGGAGTTATGGCTCTTGTGTTTGCTATCAAG GCAGAAGAGCGGCATAAGGCAGGCCGGTTGGAGGAGGCAGTGTACTGGGGGGCCCGGGCTCGGAGGCTCATCCTGGCCAGCTTTGCTGTCTGGCTTGCTGTCCTTGTTCTGGGTCCCCTGCTGCTGTGGCTGCTGTCCTACACCATCGCTCAGGCTGAGTGA